TACATACTTGATCTGCAAGCTTCAATCCTTTTGACTTTTATTTTTATCTGCTTATTTTTATACAGTTATTTGTTTGATTTTACGTGATGAAGTTTGCAATTTTTTGTATTTATAGTTTGCTCAATATGAATTTTGCCTGTTGTATATCAAACCATCCAAAAAAAGACACAAATAAGGCTCTTTTAAACTACTTTATAGATACGGAACTTTTATAACCAATTTGACCTTGAAGTTTTGAGCCTATTAAAATTCCATCAATGTATTTATGAACATCTTAACCATCAACTTGTTGATCTATGGCTGACTTTTAATCTCATACGATCTTATCTTACTTCACTCCAATAACATTGTACTGTTGTATATTTACCATCTTTAGCAATAACTAAACCTGCACCCTCTTCCTTTTGATTTTTATTCCATTTAATTTTATTAAACTGTTGTTTGGCTGAACTTGTTGATAGATCAAAATATAAATATTCACTTAAAGTGTGAGATCTCCCCCAAGAAAATTCTATCTTTTTAACTGCTAAACCTTGATAGATCGTACTCTTCAAAGTGTATATCGTTGTTGCATAAGCTTGATGCTCTTCAAAATCTTCTTTAGTTACATGATTTTTTAGAATTTTTACTATTTTTTCACCTTCTTCAGTCATTTTATGCAAATCATAATTTGGTCGTACTGCGCAATTATTTTCAAAACGATCCTTTAAATAAGGAGTCAAATCCAATGTTTTATTTGGTGCAGCATACAATACTGTTGAGAGACTCATACAGCCAGCAAATGTTGCTAAGATATTTTTTTTCATGACTGATCTCTTTGATAGAAATTATTTATTAATTTTTTAAAGTAATATAGAAAAAGAATATAAAAAAAAGAGCTTCTATAGAAGCTCTTTTTAAACTACTTTAAAAATTATGCATTTGTTTCAGCAGGAACTTTTGGATAGCTTACGCCGCCCATTTGTTCAGCAATACGCAATACTTGGCAGCTATAACCCACTTCATTGTCGTACCAAACATAAGCAGTTAAACGGTTACCTGAAGTGATTGTCGCTTGCGCGTCAAATACACCTGCAGTACGTGAACCGATAAAGTCAGAAGAGACCACTTCAGTCGAGTTGGTATAACCAATTTGACCTTGAAGGTTAGAACTGATTGAAATTTGACGAATGTATTCGTTCACTTCATCACGATCAACTTCTTTATCTAACGTTAAGTTAAGAATCGCAAGTGATACGTTTGGTGTTGGTACACGTACAGAGTTACCTGTCAATTTACCTTGAAGCGCAGGAAGTGCTTTAGCAACAGCTTTAGCCGCACCTGTTTCAGTGATCACCATGTTCAACGTCGCAGCACGACCACGACGATCCGCTTTATGGTAGTTGTCGATCAAGTTCTGGTCGTTTGTGAACGAGTGAACAGTTTCAACATGACCATTGATCACGGTGTATTTGTCATTTAACACTTTAAGTGTTGGTGTGATGGCATTGGTTGTGCAGCTTGCAGCAGAAATGATGGTATCTTCATCTAGGATATCCGCTTGGTTCACACCGTAAACCACGTTCTTCATATCACCTTTACCCGGTGCAGTTAGAATTACACGTGCAGCGCCTGGGCATTTAAGGTGTTGAGCAAGACCTTCAGCATCACGCCATTTACCTGTGTTGTCGATCACAAGTGCATTGTTAATGCCGTATGCAGTGTAGTCTACTTCAGACGGATTAGACGCATAGATCACTTTAATGAATTGACCATTTGCAATGATTGCTTCGTTCTCTTCATCTACAGAAATTGTACCTGCAAATGGACCGTGAATAGAGTCACGACGTAACAAAGACGCACGTTTTTCTAAGTCACCATCAGATGATTTACGTACAACGATTGCTTTTAAGCTTAAACCACGACCTAAACCAGATTGACCAATCATCAAACGAGCAAGGATACGACCAATACGACCAAAACCGTAAAGAACAACGTCTTTGTGTTCTACAGTTTTCGCACTGCCTTCAAGCGATTGAACAGCGCCCGCAACGAATGCATCGATGTCGCCACCTTGTGCTTTATACGCTTCAGCAAGTTTACCTAGATCAACTTCAGCAGTACCGATGTTGTCAATTTTAGATAATGCTTCAAGAATTGGGAAAGTGTGAACAACAGAAAGTTCAACGTTCAATACGCGAGTACGACGGTGCGCTTTCAAAATTTGAATCACTGAACGGTTAATTAAAGAACGACCGTAAACTGTAGCTACGATGTTTTTCTCACGATATAACTGACCCACAAGGGCAATCATACGCTCCGCAAGTTCTTCACGGTTTTTCCAGCGACCTTGGTGCTCTGCATGTAGGGCAACGATAGTGTCTTTGCTCACAGATACTTCCTCTAATTTATATATCTAGGCATAAATTTTTAAACCCGGCAATTGTAATAGAATTATCTTGGACTTGAAATCAAAACTACGTTTATTTTTTATAATGCAGTGGATTTATGAAAAATAGTTAAAAATATATTATTGTTTTTAAAATTAATTTTATAATTAAATCCTACCATTTCTTCTAATTATACTTTTATATAATGAGCTAGTTTTCATACAGCCATGTTAGAGCATAAGCTCCCTCAAATAAAATCAAATTTGCAAAAAGGCTGCTTTTCTATCATCTACATCATATGATCACTGTCATCAGCACAGGCTATTACATCGTCGGTGAGAAACGTAAATCATAACTTATACCTGAATTGAGCTCTTCTAAATTAAAATGCTCTAGATTCTCAGGCAATTTCACCAATAACGGTAACCGCGTAATACCGTTATCCCCACAAGGAAACGCATAATGACGCTCCACTTCACTGGTGGCAGCAAAACTTTCAAATTCAATAAAGACGCTATATTTACGGAAGTTTTTAGGAATGGTTAAAATATCCAAATACGCCTGCTTTTTGACACGTAAGGCGGCAACCGTGACCTGCTGTAGTTCCTTATCAATTTTATCGCCTTTCATCATACGTTTCATAAAAGAACCTTGCGCTTCAGTCTGCTCTTTCTTTAAACGCCCCATATGCAAGGTTAACTCTTTGTAGTCATGGATATGACGGCTTAAATCGTTTTGCAAGGTCATGATCGGTTGTTCTGAACGATCATTCATCACTTTCCATTCATATTGATTTAAGGGTACAAAAATTTCATCTTTACGTTTTTCCAAAATTTTAAGGTAGGCTAAAATTTTATATTCAAACAACTGCACAGTATGGTTAAAGAACAATGCCGGCTGTTCTTTAAACTCTTTGTAGTGCGCCAAAATATCTGAATAAATACGATGAATACTGACAAATAAATACTGATATTCTTCAATATGGGATAGATGGTTACGCAATGCATCACGCATCGGAATCATCAGTTCATTGACTAAAATATTTTCAAAATTGCGTAAGTGTTGCTTGGCCACCACATCACTATTTTTACCAATGGTGGGCAGCGACTCGGTTAATAACGGAATCAGCTTATTCTCCGCCAGCTCTTCAAACTCTTGTACCACCTGCACCACATCTTTATGTACTTGATGCTGGATGGTCACCATCATTTGCACTTGCTGGGTGAAGTCTTCCATATAACTTTTATCGCCATAACGGGTCATGTCGAGCACGATCCCATTCAGATAAATTTGCTCGTTATATTCTAAAAAATCTTCGAACAAGAAACGTCGAATTGAATAAGAATTATTTTCAAAGTTATTGACTGGCGCAATGATGAATAAAAATTCTGATGTTTTGACAATATCAAAGCGACGCACCGCCTGCTCTTTCAACAACCAAAACTTAAAAAATGGATGCTGCATCAACTGCGAAGTACGTGGTAGTAAGGGTTTAAACCAATAGCCTAGTAATTGTTGCTTGATATAGACTTCAATAATAAAACTTTTGATCTGGGCTGAAGTTAGATTCCGCACTCCCCCTGGCGGTTCAATATCAAGACTACGGACTAACTTTGCCACATCTTGTAAATAAACACGGCGCATCAGCATTTTTTCACGCTGCAATTTCAGATCATCTTCAACAGGAATCTGATCAATTTGATGCAAGGCATTTTCAAGATAATCGGCGATTTGTACAGGGTCGGTGATATTTTTCAACCAATTGATGGATTGACTGAGTTTGGATGCAATCGAGCGCATGCGCTCACTAGAAAAGCTATGTTTTAAAATCGCAAGAGAATTGGTGACCTTATATTCAAAGGTATTGGCGACTCGATTCCATTGAATTTCTTTTGGCTTCAAGATTTGACGATCGATTTCCTCACGAACCTCAATGTCCGCTTCATCAAAAATTTTGCTTAGAAGCCCTTCCCAATGGGCATCTAAACTTGGTTCCATCTGCAACAAAGTTGCACGAATTTGATAAGGTATCATCATAGTCAAGTTATTTATTTTCTTTTGCGTAAAATAGCATAAATTGCAAATAATGTTAAGCAGTTAACATTATTTTTAGTTTTCCATTTATAACTGATTATCGTGTTTTAGGTTAAATATTGATTCAAATAAACTCAACGATATAACCCTTCACCCCGTTCAATTAATATGATTAATTTTTGTTTTCATTCAGGCTTAATAATCTTAATTCAGTCTGTTTAATATAATATAAATCAAAATAAATGATTAAAAAACAAAAACTTTATTATTCTATTCTTTGTTTTATCTTTTCAGCATTACGCTGCAAATTTTGGGCTTGCTTTTGGCGTTTAATCATATACACCACTCCTTCCACAATTAATAGTGCTACCGCCATCCAAATGGGAATATAAGTCAGCCATTCTCCGCCTTCGACTCGCTCGCCTAAAGCAATCGAAGCGAACGCCAATAATACCGGTTCTAAATAACTCAATAAGCCAAAAATAATAAAAGGTAAAAAACGACTGGCTAGAATATAACTCCCGAGTCCCATCGCACTTAAGAAACCTAAACCTAAAATTGCCCAAATCAAATGCGGAAAATCTGCAATCAGGGCAATTGAATGTGAATGACTGAACGCCAAATAGCATGCCACAGGCAAAATCAAGAACAGGTCCCACCAAAAACCACCCAAGTGATCGGTTTGAAATTTACGTCTAAGGAAAAAGTAAATCGGATATGCAACTGCCACATAAGCCGTTTCCCATGCCACAGTGCCAATCCGCCACAGTTCATGACTGACACCAATTACCGCACAGACGACCGCTGCGATCTGCCATTTGCTCAATTTTTCTTTATACAGCACACAACCAAACAGCACCATCACCAAAGGAAGTAGGAAATACCCTAAGGAGACTTCCAAGCCACGCCCATTGATCGGCCCCCATAAGAACAACCACAGTTGCGTGGTACATAAGAATGAGCTAATGAGCAACCAAAGAATCAAGATCGGCTGTTGAATCATTCTTTTGAAGATTTCAGCCACGTGCTTAAGATCGCCCGACCACCACATAAATAAGGTTAAAAAGGGTAAGGTCGACAACATGCGCCAAGCAAAGGTTTCCTCACTGTCTAAAGGCTTCAAAAAATGGGTATAAAAATACAATACACCAAAAGTCACCGATGCCAATACTGACAACGCCACGCCTTTAAACATTTGAATACTCACCTTTTCGTCGCAGGCATTATAACCAATTCCAACT
The sequence above is drawn from the Acinetobacter lanii genome and encodes:
- a CDS encoding glyceraldehyde-3-phosphate dehydrogenase — protein: MSKDTIVALHAEHQGRWKNREELAERMIALVGQLYREKNIVATVYGRSLINRSVIQILKAHRRTRVLNVELSVVHTFPILEALSKIDNIGTAEVDLGKLAEAYKAQGGDIDAFVAGAVQSLEGSAKTVEHKDVVLYGFGRIGRILARLMIGQSGLGRGLSLKAIVVRKSSDGDLEKRASLLRRDSIHGPFAGTISVDEENEAIIANGQFIKVIYASNPSEVDYTAYGINNALVIDNTGKWRDAEGLAQHLKCPGAARVILTAPGKGDMKNVVYGVNQADILDEDTIISAASCTTNAITPTLKVLNDKYTVINGHVETVHSFTNDQNLIDNYHKADRRGRAATLNMVITETGAAKAVAKALPALQGKLTGNSVRVPTPNVSLAILNLTLDKEVDRDEVNEYIRQISISSNLQGQIGYTNSTEVVSSDFIGSRTAGVFDAQATITSGNRLTAYVWYDNEVGYSCQVLRIAEQMGGVSYPKVPAETNA
- the rarD gene encoding EamA family transporter RarD → MFKGVALSVLASVTFGVLYFYTHFLKPLDSEETFAWRMLSTLPFLTLFMWWSGDLKHVAEIFKRMIQQPILILWLLISSFLCTTQLWLFLWGPINGRGLEVSLGYFLLPLVMVLFGCVLYKEKLSKWQIAAVVCAVIGVSHELWRIGTVAWETAYVAVAYPIYFFLRRKFQTDHLGGFWWDLFLILPVACYLAFSHSHSIALIADFPHLIWAILGLGFLSAMGLGSYILASRFLPFIIFGLLSYLEPVLLAFASIALGERVEGGEWLTYIPIWMAVALLIVEGVVYMIKRQKQAQNLQRNAEKIKQRIE